The following is a genomic window from Gloeocapsa sp. PCC 73106.
TATCAGTGATTAAACCAAGCGATCGCCTCAGTTAGAGCGTTTTCAATGGGAGATTGGGGTAAACCGAGAAATTTAACTGCTTTACTGGAGTCATAATACATGGTTTGGCGAGACATTTGCACCGCGTCGACAGCAAGGGTGGGGGATTTACCCAAAGGTGTTAGTAAGAACTCATCTATTCTCGCTAGCGTCAGAGGAACCCATAAAGGTACAGTCCTTTCGGGTGCGCTTAACCCAGTAATTTGACTCAAAAGATCTAGTAATTGTTTCAAGGTCAGATTTTGATTGCCAAGTATATAGCGATCGCCCGTTTTTCCCTTTTCTAAGGCTAACAAATGTCCCCAAGCTACATCTTTGACATCAATAACATTTAACCCCGTATTTACGTAAGCGGGCATCTGGCGACGCAAAAAGCGCAGTATAATCTCTCCTGTTGGGGTTGGTTTGATATCTAAAGCACCAACTGGAGTACTTGGATTGACAATAACGATATCTTGACCTTGAGTGACTGCTTGATAAGCTTCTTGTTCCGCTAAAAACTTAGATTTTTTGTAATTCCCCACCAGTTTTTCTACTGGACTTTGGTGTGTTTCATCTACTGGTTCCCCATTGGTTCCTACACCGATCGCCGCTACTGAACTAGTATAAACTACTCTTTCGATTTGACTCTGACGCGCCGCTTCTAAGATATTGCGGGTTCCTAAGACGTTACAACGATAGAGTTCTTCAGCTTCACGGCGCCAGAGGGAATAGTGGGCGGCTACATGGAATAAAACGCGACAATCTTGCATTAAATCCGCCAAATTCGGGCTGTTGAGATCTCCTGTTACTATCTCCACGTCTAAACCCTTTAGATTGTCTAATCTACTTTGAGGACGAACTAAAGCCTTCACACTATAACCTTGGTTCAACAGTAATCTCACCAGATTTGCTCCAATAAAACCAGTTCCACCCGTGACAAAAGCCTTGATTCCCATGTCTATTTTTCCCACTAGTATCTCATGGATATTATAATTAGACTAATCTTTTTATTTAACTAATAATGTCTATAATACGGAAAAAAGCTCGATTTTTAGCCGCTTTTGCCACTAGTTGCGTTGCTACTCTAGCTACGGTGAGTTCTGTCTGTGCAGCTCAAACTTTATTCTTTATCTATACTCCGTTAAAATTCTCTCTTAATGTGGATTCTTTGTCAGAATTTGCCGATTCAGGAACAATTCAACCCGATTTGGCTTTTTATCTAAATTTAGCTAATGCTACCGAAGTAGAGAAACTCTCATTTCAAAGAAAGCTCAATAGAACTATTAATGTTG
Proteins encoded in this region:
- the hpnA gene encoding hopanoid-associated sugar epimerase, producing MGIKAFVTGGTGFIGANLVRLLLNQGYSVKALVRPQSRLDNLKGLDVEIVTGDLNSPNLADLMQDCRVLFHVAAHYSLWRREAEELYRCNVLGTRNILEAARQSQIERVVYTSSVAAIGVGTNGEPVDETHQSPVEKLVGNYKKSKFLAEQEAYQAVTQGQDIVIVNPSTPVGALDIKPTPTGEIILRFLRRQMPAYVNTGLNVIDVKDVAWGHLLALEKGKTGDRYILGNQNLTLKQLLDLLSQITGLSAPERTVPLWVPLTLARIDEFLLTPLGKSPTLAVDAVQMSRQTMYYDSSKAVKFLGLPQSPIENALTEAIAWFNH